The following are from one region of the Prochlorococcus marinus str. SB genome:
- a CDS encoding protochlorophyllide reductase, giving the protein MSKNIKGLVLITGTTSGVGLNTLKPLLRFGWEVIAVNRSNKRAIKIAEESLTKEDVKNVHFIEIDLSDLDDVRKGCDEILERFKKPINSLICNAAVYKPRLKRPERSAQGFENSMAVNHFGHFLLINLLMENILSSEREIVLNGKSTVFKPRITVLGTVTANYSELGGRIPIPAPADLGDLSGFKNGFLSPISMANGKKFKPGKAYKDSKLCNMVTVQELSKRYPADKITVNSLYPGCVADTKLFRDTPWLFRFLFPIFQKFITKGYVSQRLAGERVAQVATYKEFAKPSVHWSWGNRQKTGRKAFSQKLSKRIIDTKTSQQTYDLTSQLVGLD; this is encoded by the coding sequence GTGAGTAAGAACATTAAGGGTTTAGTCCTAATAACAGGAACAACTTCAGGAGTTGGATTAAACACTCTAAAACCTCTTTTAAGATTTGGATGGGAGGTAATAGCTGTTAATCGATCAAACAAGAGAGCTATAAAAATAGCTGAGGAATCCTTGACAAAAGAGGATGTTAAAAATGTTCACTTTATAGAAATAGATCTTTCTGACTTGGATGATGTAAGAAAAGGTTGCGATGAAATATTAGAAAGATTTAAGAAGCCAATAAATTCTCTTATTTGTAATGCAGCAGTTTATAAACCGAGACTAAAGAGACCTGAAAGGTCTGCTCAGGGGTTTGAAAACTCTATGGCAGTAAATCATTTTGGGCATTTTCTTCTGATAAACCTACTTATGGAAAATATTTTATCTTCTGAAAGAGAAATTGTTTTAAATGGCAAATCAACTGTATTCAAGCCAAGAATTACAGTATTAGGAACTGTTACGGCTAATTATTCAGAACTTGGAGGAAGGATCCCTATTCCTGCTCCAGCTGATTTGGGAGATTTATCTGGATTCAAAAATGGTTTTTTATCTCCAATAAGTATGGCGAATGGAAAGAAATTTAAACCTGGTAAGGCTTATAAGGATAGTAAACTTTGCAATATGGTGACCGTTCAGGAATTATCAAAAAGATATCCTGCAGATAAAATTACTGTAAATTCTCTATATCCTGGATGTGTTGCTGATACAAAACTTTTTAGAGATACACCTTGGTTATTTAGATTCCTTTTCCCGATATTTCAAAAATTTATAACAAAAGGATATGTTTCACAAAGACTGGCAGGAGAGAGGGTCGCTCAAGTGGCAACTTATAAGGAATTTGCTAAACCATCAGTCCATTGGAGCTGGGGAAATCGTCAGAAAACTGGCAGAAAAGCTTTCTCTCAAAAATTGTCAAAAAGAATAATTGATACTAAGACCTCTCAACAAACTTATGATTTAACAAGCCAATTGGTTGGATTAGATTAA